A window of the Aquimarina spinulae genome harbors these coding sequences:
- a CDS encoding putative quinol monooxygenase → METNCEVILKSKVKNSMVNNLMNFLTENLPNVRGFNGCLSVKILFDKETNEMVFYEEWLSKSHHTDYITFISNNGIMAKLSAFLIEAPEIKYYHKLTI, encoded by the coding sequence ATGGAAACAAATTGTGAAGTAATTTTAAAATCAAAAGTCAAAAATTCTATGGTAAATAATCTCATGAATTTTCTTACAGAGAATCTACCTAATGTAAGAGGGTTTAATGGATGTTTATCGGTGAAAATACTTTTTGACAAAGAGACTAATGAAATGGTATTTTATGAGGAATGGCTAAGTAAAAGTCACCATACAGATTATATAACTTTTATTTCTAATAATGGAATCATGGCAAAGCTCTCTGCTTTTTTAATAGAAGCTCCAGAGATTAAATATTATCATAAACTAACTATATAA
- a CDS encoding threonine synthase: MLTNEYSYLRCDHCGEIYDKNEVHSFCLKDNQPLVAHYNLRNHFSKNDLQDRPATMWRYHELLPVEKEENRISLGEGFTPLLVLSKLESTYNQYQLLLKDESGNPTGSFKARGISMAVSKAKEHGITAMCIPTAGNAGSALSAYCAKAGIKAHIFMPEETPKTFQLDCEIMGANVTKVKGNIGDAASMMRSKNDGSWFDVSTLQEPFRLEGKKTMGYEIAEQLQWELPDVILYPTGGGTGLIGIWKAFLEMKALQWIDHIPTRMVAVQGDGCNPIITSFHNEMDHVPKYENPAPTIANGLRVPKPFGDRLIMKTLYESNGTAISISDHEIKEGMQEFAKTEGLFISPEGSAVWAAYKKLKQTHWIKDNESVVLLNTGSVYKYTENLYS; the protein is encoded by the coding sequence ATGCTTACTAATGAATACTCCTATCTTCGATGTGATCACTGCGGAGAAATTTATGATAAGAACGAAGTACATAGCTTTTGCTTAAAAGATAATCAACCTCTGGTTGCGCATTATAATTTACGTAACCACTTTTCTAAAAATGATTTACAAGATAGGCCGGCAACTATGTGGCGGTATCATGAGCTGTTACCTGTAGAAAAAGAAGAGAACCGCATTAGCCTGGGAGAAGGGTTTACACCTCTTCTGGTATTATCAAAACTCGAATCTACCTATAACCAATATCAATTATTGCTTAAGGACGAATCTGGTAACCCTACAGGTTCTTTTAAAGCTCGAGGGATTAGTATGGCAGTAAGTAAAGCAAAAGAACATGGGATTACAGCAATGTGTATTCCTACTGCCGGAAATGCAGGAAGCGCTCTTAGCGCGTATTGTGCTAAAGCAGGAATCAAAGCTCATATTTTTATGCCTGAAGAAACCCCTAAAACGTTCCAACTAGATTGTGAAATCATGGGAGCTAATGTTACTAAGGTAAAAGGAAATATTGGAGATGCTGCCAGTATGATGAGATCAAAAAATGATGGATCCTGGTTTGACGTATCTACATTGCAAGAGCCTTTTAGACTAGAAGGGAAAAAAACAATGGGGTATGAAATTGCAGAGCAGTTACAGTGGGAATTACCAGATGTAATCCTATACCCTACAGGGGGAGGTACCGGATTAATAGGAATCTGGAAAGCCTTTCTTGAAATGAAAGCTCTACAATGGATAGATCATATTCCTACCCGAATGGTAGCTGTTCAAGGAGATGGATGTAATCCTATTATTACCTCTTTTCACAATGAAATGGATCATGTGCCAAAATATGAGAATCCCGCTCCAACGATAGCGAATGGGTTAAGGGTGCCAAAACCGTTTGGAGATCGATTGATCATGAAAACATTATATGAAAGTAACGGAACAGCCATTTCTATTTCTGATCATGAAATAAAAGAAGGGATGCAGGAATTTGCAAAAACAGAAGGGTTATTTATTTCTCCTGAAGGCTCTGCAGTATGGGCTGCCTATAAAAAATTGAAGCAAACTCACTGGATAAAAGATAATGAATCTGTGGTACTACTTAATACAGGTTCTGTATATAAGTATACCGAAAATTTATATTCATGA
- a CDS encoding aminotransferase class I/II-fold pyridoxal phosphate-dependent enzyme, translated as MNIPIFELERVQSLFENTVDYNLTESGFHPYTLNELLEKDQIDTLTNTVLGYGQTNGSIPLRKRISAMYNGANEENVLVTNGSSEANFIACHTLLEKGDEVVMMVPNYMQIWGIAEEMGCIPKAFHLREENKWRPDIEELKSLVTSKTKMIALCNPNNPTGYTLSSEEMQEIVAIAKRVDAWVYCDEVYRGAELNGEIIESFIGMYDKVMVNGGLSKAYALPGLRLGWLIGPETLIADTWAYHDYTSITAGIMSHYIGEIALRPEKRIEILTRNRTMLNENLIVVKQWLDQYGDLFEYVPPKSGGMLFIKYNLDINSTELAEWLRTEKSVFILAGDCYGMDHHFRIGIGERKEYILAGLERVKQALKERFNLS; from the coding sequence ATGAATATTCCAATTTTTGAGCTCGAAAGAGTACAATCCTTATTTGAAAACACAGTAGATTATAATCTAACAGAAAGTGGTTTTCATCCCTACACTCTTAATGAGCTATTAGAGAAAGACCAGATAGATACACTTACCAATACTGTTTTAGGGTATGGGCAAACTAACGGTTCTATCCCATTGCGTAAAAGAATTAGTGCGATGTATAATGGCGCTAATGAGGAGAATGTATTGGTTACCAATGGCTCTTCTGAAGCGAATTTTATTGCTTGTCATACTCTGCTAGAAAAAGGAGATGAAGTGGTTATGATGGTCCCCAACTATATGCAGATCTGGGGTATTGCCGAAGAAATGGGGTGTATCCCCAAGGCATTTCATTTGCGTGAAGAAAACAAATGGAGGCCCGATATCGAAGAATTAAAATCTCTTGTCACTTCAAAAACAAAAATGATTGCGCTATGTAATCCCAATAACCCAACAGGATACACACTTTCTTCTGAAGAAATGCAGGAAATTGTAGCTATCGCAAAGCGTGTAGATGCCTGGGTATATTGTGATGAAGTATATCGTGGAGCCGAATTAAACGGAGAAATCATAGAAAGTTTTATTGGGATGTATGACAAAGTTATGGTTAACGGTGGACTATCTAAAGCCTATGCCCTACCCGGATTACGTTTAGGGTGGTTAATAGGTCCCGAAACACTGATTGCAGATACATGGGCATATCATGATTATACCTCTATTACTGCGGGCATAATGAGTCATTATATTGGTGAGATCGCATTAAGACCCGAAAAACGTATAGAAATACTAACTCGAAACAGAACCATGCTTAATGAAAACTTAATAGTAGTAAAGCAATGGCTCGATCAATATGGGGATTTATTTGAATATGTACCCCCAAAGAGTGGCGGAATGTTATTTATAAAATACAATTTAGATATTAATTCTACCGAACTGGCAGAATGGTTACGTACAGAAAAAAGTGTATTTATTTTGGCAGGAGATTGTTATGGGATGGACCATCATTTCAGAATAGGGATTGGAGAACGCAAAGAATATATCCTGGCGGGTTTAGAACGCGTTAAACAAGCTCTAAAAGAACGGTTTAATTTATCATAG